A genome region from Brassica oleracea var. oleracea cultivar TO1000 chromosome C2, BOL, whole genome shotgun sequence includes the following:
- the LOC106322957 gene encoding amino-acid permease BAT1-like (The sequence of the model RefSeq protein was modified relative to this genomic sequence to represent the inferred CDS: added 20 bases not found in genome assembly) — protein sequence MEQANQSEKVRLLDGYVTNRNASQQPSDRATMVGNSGDQSVDSGQSRLKELGYKQELKRDLSVFSNFAISFSIVSVLTGITTMYSTGLRFGGTVTLVYGWFVAGAFTMCVGLSMAEICSSYPTSGGLYYWSAMLAGPRWAPLASWLTGWFNIVGQWAVTASVDFSLAQLIQVIVLLSTGGKNGGGYEGSDYVVIAIHGGILFIHALLNSLPISVLSFVGQIAALWNLLGVLVLMILIPLVSTERATTKFVFTHFNTDNEVGITSYVYIFVLGLLMSQYTITGYDASAHMTEETIDADKNGPRGIISAIGISILFGWGYILGISYTVIDIPYLLSETNNSGGYAIAEIFYLAFKSRFGSGTGGIVCLGIVAVAVFFCGMSSVTSNSRMAYAFSRDGAMPLSPLWHKVNSKEVPINAVWLSASISFCMALTSLGSIVAFQAMVSIATIGLYIAYAIPILLRVTLSRHTFVAGPFSLGGYGMVVGWVAVIWVATISVLFSLPVAYPITAETLNYTPVAVAGVLAIILSYWLLSARHWFTGPVSNILG from the exons CGAAAAGGTTAGACTTTTGGATGGTTACGTAACTAACAGAAACGCATCCCAACAACCTTCGGACAGAGCAACTATGGTCGGAAACTCCGGCGATCAATCTGTAGATTCTGGCCAATCCCGTCTCAAGGAGCTCGGCTACAAGCAAGAACTCAAGCGTGACCTCTC GGTCTTCTCCAACTTCGCCATCTCCTTCTCCATCGTCTCTGTGCTCACCGGGATCACCACCATGTACAGCACTGGCTTGAGATTCGGCGGCACAGTCACTCTTGTCTACGGATGGTTCGTGGCTGGAGCTTTTACTATGTGTGTGGGGCTGTCAATGGCTGAGATCTGCTCCTCTTACCCAACCTCTGGTGGTCTCTACTACTGGAGTGCTATGCTCGCTGGCCCACGATGGGCTCCTCTTGCCTCTTGGTTGACCGGCTG GTTCAACATCGTTGGTCAG TGGGCAGTGACGGCGAGCGTTGATTTCTCTCTAGCACAGCTGATTCAAGTGATCGTGCTTCTCTCCACCGGCGGCAAAAACGGCGGAGGATATGAAGGATCTGACTATGTTGTGATTGCCATCCATGGGGGAATCTTGTTCATACATGCACTTCTGAACAGCCTCCCTATCTCTGTCTTGTCTTTCGTTGGACAGATTGCTGCTCTCTGGAACCTACTCG GTGTCTTGGTGCTCATGATTCTGATTCCTTTGGTCTCTACGGAAAGAGCAACAACTAAGTTTGTCTTCACCCATTTCAACACTGACAATGAAGTCGGCATTACCAGTTACGTTTACATATTCGTCTTGGGGCTCCTCATGAGCCAGTACACCATCACAGGATATGATGCATCTGCCCATATG ACCGAGGAGACAATTGATGCAGACAAGAATGGGCCAAGAGGAATAATCAGTGCAATTGGGATATCAATTCTGTTTGGATGGGGTTATATATTGGGCATAAGCTATACGGTCATAGACATACCTTACCTTCTGAGTGAAACTAATAACTCTGGTGGGTACGCCATTGCTGAGATCTTCTACTTAGCTTTCAAGAGCAGGTTTGGAAGTGGTACTGGAGGGATTGTGTGCTTGGGCATTGTTGCGGTTGCTGTGTTTTTCTGTGGCATGAGCTCTGTCACCAGCAACTCTAG GATGGCTTATGCGTTTTCTAGAGATGGGGCAATGCCATTGTCTCCCTTATGGCACAAAGTGAACAGCAAAGAGGTTCCTATTAACGCGGTCTGGCTCTCCGCTTCCATATCATTCTGTATGGCCCTCACT TCACTGGGGAGCATAGTGGCGTTCCAAGCAATGGTGTCAATAGCAACTATTGGACTGTACATAGCATACGCAATACCGATCCTTCTTAGAGTGACATTGTCACGCCACACCTTTGTTGCTGGACCATTCAGCCTTGGGGGCTACGGAATGGTGGTTGGGTGGGTGGCAGTCATATGGGTTGCAACCATCTCCGTTCTCTTCTCACTTCCCGTGGCGTATCCCATAACGGCCGAGACACTCAACTACACTCCGGTGGCAGTCGCTGGTGTGTTGGCCATAATCCTCTCGTATTGGCTTCTAAGTGCACGCCATTGGTTTACTGGACCGGTCTCCAACATTCTTGGCTGA